Proteins encoded within one genomic window of Columba livia isolate bColLiv1 breed racing homer chromosome 1, bColLiv1.pat.W.v2, whole genome shotgun sequence:
- the ASB15 gene encoding ankyrin repeat and SOCS box protein 15 isoform X1, translated as MMDEREDLVEDLLTEYAIQLSIQESNGAKAPTFSSYNDSFLPPSEENRKIVTAIKQGQVFGLQELVKQKYALDEADERGWFPLHEAAAQPIQQILEIILDASYKTMWEYKTSDGETPLTLAAKAGFVENVRTLLEKGVWPNTTNDKGETPLLIAVKRGSFEMASILIKHNCSIHQPCVKRWSAMHEAAKQGRKDLVALLLKNGGNVNLKDGYGVTPLGVAAEYGHCEVLEHLIHKGGDVQAVADDGSSILFDAAGGGNPDCIALLLEYGGSGNVPNRAGLLPIHKAAFEGHYLALKYLIPVTSQTAIQKSGLSPVHSAAEGQNSQCLELLIENDFDVNTLLAEHMSDSYDDERKTALYFAVSNNDILCTEILLKAGANPNKDPLNCLLVAVRAGNHEIVRLLLSYGANVNCYFMLVNDTHFPSAIQYALNDEVMLRLLLNHGYNVEMCFDCMHQDIFGNSFVWSTPEEDILPGWTSSVIKDNPFCDFIAVPWLKHLAGKVVRVFIDYMDYVPLCTKIKLVLETQKEWTEIRQILDNPRPLKHLCRLKIRKLLGLRRLQNLSSLKKFPLPPVLKNYILYKEYDLYGEGIRLE; from the exons ATGATGGATGAAAGGGAAGATTTGGTTGAAGATCTGCTCACTGAGTATGCCATACAGCTTAGCATTCAAGAATCAAATGGAGCCAAAGCACCAACATTTTCCAGCTATAATGACAG TTTTTTACCACCTAGTGAGGAAAATAGGAAAATTGTAACAGCCATAAAGCAAG GTCAAGTATTTGGGCTCCAAGAACTTGTGAAACAGAAGTATGCTTTGGATGAAGCTGATGAAAGAGGGTGGTTTCCACTGCATGAGGCTGCAGCTCAACCAATTCAGCAAatacttgaaataattttagatg CATCTTATAAGACAATGTGGGAATACAAAACATCCGATGGAGAAACACCATTAACTTTAGCAGCAAAAGCTGGCTTTGTGGAAAATGTACGAACGTTACTGGAAAAGGGTGTTTGGCCCAATACCACAAATGATAAAGGAGAAACTCCACTTCTTATTG CTGTAAAAAGGGGCTCTTTTGAAATGGCGTCCATTCTGATTAAACATAACTGTAGTATCCACCAGCCGTGCGTAAAACGTTGGTCAGCAATGCATGAAGCTGCAAAACAGGGACGCAAAGACCTTGTTGCTCTTCTTCTGAAGAATGGTGGAAATGTGAACCTTAAGGATGGATATGGAGTAACACCATTAGGTGTTGCTGCTGAGTATGGCCACTGTGAAGTGCTGGAGCATCTTATTCATAAAG GTGGAGATGTCCAGGCTGTAGCAGATGATGGTTCATCGATCCTGTTTGATGCAGCAGGAGGAGGTAATCCAGACTGCATCGCCCTTCTCTTGGAATATGGAGGAAGTGGCAACGTGCCTAACAGGGCAGGACTGCTTCCCATACACAAAGCTGCTTTTGAGGGGCATTACCT GGCCCTGAAGTATCTCATCCCGGTCACATCCCAAACTGCAATCCAGAAAAGTGGGTTGAGCCCTGTTCATTCAGCAGCAGAGGGCCAGAATTCACAGTGTCTAGAGCTCCTCATTGAAAATGATTTTGATGTCAATACTCTCTTGGCTGAGCACATGTCAGATAGTTACGATGACGAAAGGAAAACTGCACTTTATTTTGCTGTCTCTAACAATGACATTCTTTGTACCGAGATATTGCTCAAAGCAGGGGCAAATCCGAACAAGGATCCTTTAAACTGCCTCCTTGTGGCAGTGAGAGCTGGCAACCATGAAATTGTAAGGCTGCTCCTGTCCTATGGAGCAAACGTCAATTGCTACTTCATGTTGGTTAATGACACACATTTCCCCAGCGCCATTCAGTACGCTTTGAATGACGAGGTGATGCTGAGGCTGTTGCTCAATCATGGATATAATGTGGAGATGTGTTTTGACTGTATGCATCAAGATATCTTTGGAAATTCTTTTGTGTGGTCAACTCCAGAGGAAGACATTCTCCCTGGGTGGACTTCTTCTGTAATAAAGGACAATCCA TTCTGTGACTTTATTGCTGTTCCTTGGTTGAAACATTTAGCAGGAAAAGTGGTTCGTGTTTTTATAGATTACATGGACTACGTTCCTTTATGCACAAAAATTAAGCTTGTCTTAGAGACTCAGAAAGAATGGACAGAAATACGTCAGATATTGG ATAATCCTCGCCCATTGAAACATCTGTGTCGTCTGAAAATACGTAAACTCTTGGGGTTAAGGAGACTCCAGAACCTCTCTTCTCTGAAGAAGTTTCCACTTCCACCAGTTCTCAAGAATTATATCCTATATAAAGAGTATGATCTGTATGGAGAAGGGATACgtttagaataa
- the ASB15 gene encoding ankyrin repeat and SOCS box protein 15 isoform X2 yields the protein MKGKIWLKICSLSMPYSLAFKNQMEPKHQHFPAIMTGQVFGLQELVKQKYALDEADERGWFPLHEAAAQPIQQILEIILDASYKTMWEYKTSDGETPLTLAAKAGFVENVRTLLEKGVWPNTTNDKGETPLLIAVKRGSFEMASILIKHNCSIHQPCVKRWSAMHEAAKQGRKDLVALLLKNGGNVNLKDGYGVTPLGVAAEYGHCEVLEHLIHKGGDVQAVADDGSSILFDAAGGGNPDCIALLLEYGGSGNVPNRAGLLPIHKAAFEGHYLALKYLIPVTSQTAIQKSGLSPVHSAAEGQNSQCLELLIENDFDVNTLLAEHMSDSYDDERKTALYFAVSNNDILCTEILLKAGANPNKDPLNCLLVAVRAGNHEIVRLLLSYGANVNCYFMLVNDTHFPSAIQYALNDEVMLRLLLNHGYNVEMCFDCMHQDIFGNSFVWSTPEEDILPGWTSSVIKDNPFCDFIAVPWLKHLAGKVVRVFIDYMDYVPLCTKIKLVLETQKEWTEIRQILDNPRPLKHLCRLKIRKLLGLRRLQNLSSLKKFPLPPVLKNYILYKEYDLYGEGIRLE from the exons ATGAAAGGGAAGATTTGGTTGAAGATCTGCTCACTGAGTATGCCATACAGCTTAGCATTCAAGAATCAAATGGAGCCAAAGCACCAACATTTTCCAGCTATAATGACAG GTCAAGTATTTGGGCTCCAAGAACTTGTGAAACAGAAGTATGCTTTGGATGAAGCTGATGAAAGAGGGTGGTTTCCACTGCATGAGGCTGCAGCTCAACCAATTCAGCAAatacttgaaataattttagatg CATCTTATAAGACAATGTGGGAATACAAAACATCCGATGGAGAAACACCATTAACTTTAGCAGCAAAAGCTGGCTTTGTGGAAAATGTACGAACGTTACTGGAAAAGGGTGTTTGGCCCAATACCACAAATGATAAAGGAGAAACTCCACTTCTTATTG CTGTAAAAAGGGGCTCTTTTGAAATGGCGTCCATTCTGATTAAACATAACTGTAGTATCCACCAGCCGTGCGTAAAACGTTGGTCAGCAATGCATGAAGCTGCAAAACAGGGACGCAAAGACCTTGTTGCTCTTCTTCTGAAGAATGGTGGAAATGTGAACCTTAAGGATGGATATGGAGTAACACCATTAGGTGTTGCTGCTGAGTATGGCCACTGTGAAGTGCTGGAGCATCTTATTCATAAAG GTGGAGATGTCCAGGCTGTAGCAGATGATGGTTCATCGATCCTGTTTGATGCAGCAGGAGGAGGTAATCCAGACTGCATCGCCCTTCTCTTGGAATATGGAGGAAGTGGCAACGTGCCTAACAGGGCAGGACTGCTTCCCATACACAAAGCTGCTTTTGAGGGGCATTACCT GGCCCTGAAGTATCTCATCCCGGTCACATCCCAAACTGCAATCCAGAAAAGTGGGTTGAGCCCTGTTCATTCAGCAGCAGAGGGCCAGAATTCACAGTGTCTAGAGCTCCTCATTGAAAATGATTTTGATGTCAATACTCTCTTGGCTGAGCACATGTCAGATAGTTACGATGACGAAAGGAAAACTGCACTTTATTTTGCTGTCTCTAACAATGACATTCTTTGTACCGAGATATTGCTCAAAGCAGGGGCAAATCCGAACAAGGATCCTTTAAACTGCCTCCTTGTGGCAGTGAGAGCTGGCAACCATGAAATTGTAAGGCTGCTCCTGTCCTATGGAGCAAACGTCAATTGCTACTTCATGTTGGTTAATGACACACATTTCCCCAGCGCCATTCAGTACGCTTTGAATGACGAGGTGATGCTGAGGCTGTTGCTCAATCATGGATATAATGTGGAGATGTGTTTTGACTGTATGCATCAAGATATCTTTGGAAATTCTTTTGTGTGGTCAACTCCAGAGGAAGACATTCTCCCTGGGTGGACTTCTTCTGTAATAAAGGACAATCCA TTCTGTGACTTTATTGCTGTTCCTTGGTTGAAACATTTAGCAGGAAAAGTGGTTCGTGTTTTTATAGATTACATGGACTACGTTCCTTTATGCACAAAAATTAAGCTTGTCTTAGAGACTCAGAAAGAATGGACAGAAATACGTCAGATATTGG ATAATCCTCGCCCATTGAAACATCTGTGTCGTCTGAAAATACGTAAACTCTTGGGGTTAAGGAGACTCCAGAACCTCTCTTCTCTGAAGAAGTTTCCACTTCCACCAGTTCTCAAGAATTATATCCTATATAAAGAGTATGATCTGTATGGAGAAGGGATACgtttagaataa
- the ASB15 gene encoding ankyrin repeat and SOCS box protein 15 isoform X3, translated as MMDEREDLVEDLLTEYAIQLSIQESNGAKAPTFSSYNDSFLPPSEENRKIVTAIKQGQVFGLQELVKQKYALDEADERGWFPLHEAAAQPIQQILEIILDASYKTMWEYKTSDGETPLTLAAKAGFVENVRTLLEKGVWPNTTNDKGETPLLIGGDVQAVADDGSSILFDAAGGGNPDCIALLLEYGGSGNVPNRAGLLPIHKAAFEGHYLALKYLIPVTSQTAIQKSGLSPVHSAAEGQNSQCLELLIENDFDVNTLLAEHMSDSYDDERKTALYFAVSNNDILCTEILLKAGANPNKDPLNCLLVAVRAGNHEIVRLLLSYGANVNCYFMLVNDTHFPSAIQYALNDEVMLRLLLNHGYNVEMCFDCMHQDIFGNSFVWSTPEEDILPGWTSSVIKDNPFCDFIAVPWLKHLAGKVVRVFIDYMDYVPLCTKIKLVLETQKEWTEIRQILDNPRPLKHLCRLKIRKLLGLRRLQNLSSLKKFPLPPVLKNYILYKEYDLYGEGIRLE; from the exons ATGATGGATGAAAGGGAAGATTTGGTTGAAGATCTGCTCACTGAGTATGCCATACAGCTTAGCATTCAAGAATCAAATGGAGCCAAAGCACCAACATTTTCCAGCTATAATGACAG TTTTTTACCACCTAGTGAGGAAAATAGGAAAATTGTAACAGCCATAAAGCAAG GTCAAGTATTTGGGCTCCAAGAACTTGTGAAACAGAAGTATGCTTTGGATGAAGCTGATGAAAGAGGGTGGTTTCCACTGCATGAGGCTGCAGCTCAACCAATTCAGCAAatacttgaaataattttagatg CATCTTATAAGACAATGTGGGAATACAAAACATCCGATGGAGAAACACCATTAACTTTAGCAGCAAAAGCTGGCTTTGTGGAAAATGTACGAACGTTACTGGAAAAGGGTGTTTGGCCCAATACCACAAATGATAAAGGAGAAACTCCACTTCTTATTG GTGGAGATGTCCAGGCTGTAGCAGATGATGGTTCATCGATCCTGTTTGATGCAGCAGGAGGAGGTAATCCAGACTGCATCGCCCTTCTCTTGGAATATGGAGGAAGTGGCAACGTGCCTAACAGGGCAGGACTGCTTCCCATACACAAAGCTGCTTTTGAGGGGCATTACCT GGCCCTGAAGTATCTCATCCCGGTCACATCCCAAACTGCAATCCAGAAAAGTGGGTTGAGCCCTGTTCATTCAGCAGCAGAGGGCCAGAATTCACAGTGTCTAGAGCTCCTCATTGAAAATGATTTTGATGTCAATACTCTCTTGGCTGAGCACATGTCAGATAGTTACGATGACGAAAGGAAAACTGCACTTTATTTTGCTGTCTCTAACAATGACATTCTTTGTACCGAGATATTGCTCAAAGCAGGGGCAAATCCGAACAAGGATCCTTTAAACTGCCTCCTTGTGGCAGTGAGAGCTGGCAACCATGAAATTGTAAGGCTGCTCCTGTCCTATGGAGCAAACGTCAATTGCTACTTCATGTTGGTTAATGACACACATTTCCCCAGCGCCATTCAGTACGCTTTGAATGACGAGGTGATGCTGAGGCTGTTGCTCAATCATGGATATAATGTGGAGATGTGTTTTGACTGTATGCATCAAGATATCTTTGGAAATTCTTTTGTGTGGTCAACTCCAGAGGAAGACATTCTCCCTGGGTGGACTTCTTCTGTAATAAAGGACAATCCA TTCTGTGACTTTATTGCTGTTCCTTGGTTGAAACATTTAGCAGGAAAAGTGGTTCGTGTTTTTATAGATTACATGGACTACGTTCCTTTATGCACAAAAATTAAGCTTGTCTTAGAGACTCAGAAAGAATGGACAGAAATACGTCAGATATTGG ATAATCCTCGCCCATTGAAACATCTGTGTCGTCTGAAAATACGTAAACTCTTGGGGTTAAGGAGACTCCAGAACCTCTCTTCTCTGAAGAAGTTTCCACTTCCACCAGTTCTCAAGAATTATATCCTATATAAAGAGTATGATCTGTATGGAGAAGGGATACgtttagaataa